CTCGAATAACGTTTCTGCTAGATTTCGAATGGCGGCTTTTTCTCTTTCATCTTCAAGCTTATTAACAATTCCTCTTTCTACAGCACGGTTTGGTGGCATATAGCAAGCTAAATCACATGTATCAATAAGCGCTCGGATCGATGCTGCCTCTTCTGAAACCTGGCCATTTTTCACGAGAGTTAGTAGATCTGACGAAAGACTAGTAAACGTTTCTAATAAGCGTTGATCAGACAGTTGTGATTGATTCTCTAAAACTATTTTTAGCTCTTCCCCTTGGATATAGGGTACTTCAATAACAACAAAACGATTTTTGAGTGCTTCATTTAATGGGACCGTTCCCACATATCCTTCATTAATAGCGGCAATAACACCGAAATCTTCATGTGAGCGGATAACTTCACCTGTAAATGGGTTTGTAATCATTCTCCGGTAATCTAGCACACCATTTAATATCGGTAATGTTTCTGGCTTTGCCATATTTATTTCGTCTATATATAATAAATGGCCTTTTTTCATTGCCTTTACAACAGGACCTGAAATGAATTCAATGGAAGTTTCACCGTTTCGATTTTCAATTGTTTTGAAGCCTAAAAGTGCTTCAGCATCCATATCAACAGAACAGTTTACACTATGCATAGGTTGATTAAACATAAATGATAATGTTTCTGCCAACTTTGTTTTTCCTGAACCTGTTGGACCCTTTAATAAGACATTTTTACCAAGAGCAAGAGCGATCATTGCATCTAGTAGAATTGATTCATCAGATGGAGTATAACCACCTTTACCAATTAATAAAGCGTCTTGTTCATCTTTTCGTTTTAATGATCTATTTTGAATTCTTTCTTTAATTTCTTCCGGTAATGGATAAGCTTGTAAATTATTCATTGTACGCCTTCTTTCATCTATATAAAGTTAAGTTGATACGGTTTTATATCAACCATGAGTATACTAAAAAGTATATTGATATTCAAAGAAAAGAATTAATTAAAGGAGTTTAAATCTTTTAATCATAAAAACAAAAAGCTACCCTTTTAAAGAATGTAGGTAGCTTTTTCTTAGTTATATGCTTTTATTGGTATTAATTGATCCACAGATCATTCTATCCCCTGCATTTCCAGAAGGATCAGTTACATAATCATCTGGTTTTTCATGAATAATAAAGGAACTTCCATC
This Metabacillus endolithicus DNA region includes the following protein-coding sequences:
- a CDS encoding ATP-binding protein codes for the protein MNNLQAYPLPEEIKERIQNRSLKRKDEQDALLIGKGGYTPSDESILLDAMIALALGKNVLLKGPTGSGKTKLAETLSFMFNQPMHSVNCSVDMDAEALLGFKTIENRNGETSIEFISGPVVKAMKKGHLLYIDEINMAKPETLPILNGVLDYRRMITNPFTGEVIRSHEDFGVIAAINEGYVGTVPLNEALKNRFVVIEVPYIQGEELKIVLENQSQLSDQRLLETFTSLSSDLLTLVKNGQVSEEAASIRALIDTCDLACYMPPNRAVERGIVNKLEDEREKAAIRNLAETLFE